A window of Streptomyces profundus genomic DNA:
GGCGCGCCGAGATGGACGTGCTGCGCGCCCAACTGCCGCCCGGCGTCGACGCGACGCTGCGCCGCCACGAGGCCGCCGGCACCTTTGACAGCGAGGAGTACCTGGAGGCCATGCTGGTCTTCTACGCCCGGCACGTCTGCCGCGTCGACCCCTGGCCGGGCGAGCTGATGGCCTCCTATATCGAGGCGTACAACGACCCGACGGTCTACCGCACGATGAACGGGCCCAACGAGTTCCATGTCATCGGGTCCCTGCGGGACTGGTCGGTGATCGACTGCCTGCCCGATATCGCCGCACCCACCCTGGTGCTCTCCGGCCGGCACGACGAGGCCACCCCGGTCACGGTGCGGCCCTTCCAGGAACTCATACCGAACGCGCGCTGGGAGATCCTTGAGGACTCCAGCCACTCCCCGCACCTGGAGGAGCCCGAGCGCTTCCACCAGGTGCTGGGCGCGTTCCTCGAAACGGTCGGCGCCGACGGCGCGCGGACCACCACGGTGAGCGGAGGCTGAGACGACGGTGGATGCCAAGGTCGAGGAGATCGTCGAGGCGCTGCGCGGCTCGCTCGTCGAGAACGAGCGGCTGCGGCGCGACAACGCCGGCCTGCGCGCCGCGGCGGACGCGGCGGACGAGCCCATCGCCATCGTCAGCATGGCGTGCCGCTTCCCCGGCGGCGTCGACTCACCCGAGGCGCTGTGGGAGCTGGTCGACGAGGGCCGCGACGCCATCGGCCCCTTCCCCGCCGACCGGGGCTGGGACCTGGGCGCCCTCTACGACCCTGAGCCGGGAACACCGGGCCGCAGCTACGTCAGGCACGGCGGGTTCCTGCACGAGGCGCCGCTCTTCGACCCCGAGTTCTTCGGGATCAGCCCCCGCGAGGCCCGCACCATGGACCCGCAGCAGCGCATCCTCCTGGAGATCACCTGGGAGGCGCTGGAACGCGCCGGGATCGACCCGGCGGCGCTGCGCGGCAGCCGCACCGGTGTCTACGCCGGCGCGATGTACCACGACTACGGCCTGACCAGCAGCGACGGCAGCCTGGTCTCGGGACGCGTCGCCTACACCCTGGGCCTTGAGGGCCCGGCCGTCACCGTCGACACCGCGTGCTCCGCCTCACTGGTCGCGCTGCGCTGGGCCACCCAGGCGCTCCGCGCCGGCGAGTGCTCGCTGGCGCTGGCCGGCGGCGTCAGCGTCATGGCCACGCCCGAGACCTTCATCGAGTTCAGCGAGCAACGCGGGCTCTCCCCCGACGGCCGCTGCCGCTCGTTCGCCGCCGCCGCCGACGGCACCGGCTGGGCCGAGGGCGCCGGAGTGCTGCTCCTGGAGAAGCTGACGGACGCCCGCCGCAACGGCCACCCGGTGCTGGCCTTGGTGCGCGGCTCGGCCGTCAACCAGGACGGCGCGTCCAACGGGCTGACCGCGCCCAACGGCCCGGCGCAGCGCCGCGTCATCCAACAGGCCCTGCACGACGCCGGGTTGTCGTCCAACGAGATCGACGTCGTCGAGGGGCACGGCACCGGCACCTCGCTCGGCGACCCGATCGAGGCCCAGGCGCTGCTCGCCACCTATGGCCAGGACCGCGCCCCCGGGGCACCGCTCTGGCTTGGCTCCCTCAAGTCGAACATCGGCCACACCCAGGCGGCGGCCGGCGTCGCGGGGGTCATCAAGATGGTGCAGGCCATCCGGCACGGCAGGCTGCCCAGGACCCTGCACGTCGACTCCGCGACGCCCCAGGTGGACTGGACAGCCGGGGACGTGCGGCTGCTCACCGAGGCCAGGGCCTGGCCCGAGGCCGACCGGCCGCGCCGCGCCGCCATCTCCTCGTTCGGCGTCAGCGGCACCAACGCCCATGTGATCGTCGAACAGGCCGCCCCCGCGCCCCAGCCCGCCGAACGGCCCACGACCGGCCGCGCCCGGCCCGTGGCAGTGCCCGTACCGATATCCGCCGCCACCGAGAGCGCGCTGCGCGCCCAGGCCGCCAGGATCGCCGACCACCTGCGGGACACTCCCGAACTCGCCCCGGCCGACCTGGGGTTCAGCCTGGCCACCGGCCGGGCCGCGCTCGCCCGCCGCGCCGTCGTCGTCGGCCGCGACCGCGCCGAGCTCATCGACGGGCTGACCGCCGTCGCCGACGAGGCGCCCCTTCCCCCGCCCGCCAGGGCCACCGGCCTCACCGCTTTCCTCTTCTCCGGCCAGGGCAGCCAACGTCTCGGCATGGGACGGGAGTTGGCCGAAGCCTTCCCGGTGTTCGCCACCGCCCTGGACGAGGCGTTCACGGTCCTCGACCCGGCCGTACGCGATGTCATGTGGGGCGACGCGGCGGCCCTCGCCCGCACCGAGTTCACCCAACCCGCGCTCTTCGCACTCCAGTTGGCGCTCGGCCGACTCTGGGAGTCCTGGGGCGTGCGGCCCGACCTCGTCGCGGGCCACTCCGTCGGCGAACTCGCCGCCGCCCACCTCGCCGGCGTCTTCTCCCTCGCCGACGCCGGCCGTCTGGTCACCGCCCGCGCCAGGCTGATGGGGGAGTTGCCGCCCGGCGGTGCCATGGTCGCCGTCCAGGCCACCGAGGACGAGATCGCTCCGCTGCTCGACGAACGGGTCGGCCTCGCCGCGGTCAACGGCCCCGAATCCGTGGTGCTCTCCGGCGCCGACGACGCCGTCGCCCGCGTCCTCGACGCGCTCGGCCCGCGCCGAACGTCCCGGCTGACCGTCTCACACGCCTTCCACTCGCCGCTGATGGAACCGATGCTCGACGCGTTCCGCCAGGTCGCGGACACCGTCGACTACGCCGAGCCGACCGTGCCCGTCGTCACCGCCGGCGACATCACCTCACCCGCCTACTGGACCCGCCATGTCCTGGACACCGTGCGGTTCGCCGACGCCGTCACCCGCCTTGAGGCGGAGGGCGTCACCCGCTACCTGGAACTCGGTCCCGACGCCGTCCTCACCGCCATGGCCCGAACCGCCCTCACCCGCACCGCGACGACCGCCGCGCTCGTCCCGACCGCCCGCCGCGACCAGCCCGAGGCCACCGCCGCCCTCACCGCGCTCGGCACCCTGCACGCCTCCGGGCTGCCCGTCGACTGGGCCGGAGTCTTCGAAGGACACGCCGCCCGCCTGGTCGATCTGCCCACCTACCCCTTCCAACGCCGGCGCTACTGGCTCGACAAGAGCGGCGGCCACGGCGACATCACCGCCGCCGGACTCGACCGGCCCGACCACCCGCTGCTCGGCGCGCTCGCCCGACTGCCCGCCTCCGACGGCGTGGTCCTCACCGGCCGGCTCTCCACCGGCGCCCACCCCTGGCTGGCCGACCACACCGTGCACGGCCAGGTCCTGCTGCCCGGCACCGCCTTCGTCGAGCTCGCCGTGCGCGCCGGCGACACGGTCGGCTGCCACCGCGTCGAGGAGCTGACGCTCGGTGCCCCGCTGATCCTCCCCGAACATGGCGGCGTCCACCTGCGGGTCGCCGTCCAAGCGCCCGACCCGGCCGGAGGCCGCACCGTCACCGTGCACGCCCGCGCCGAGGACGCGCCCCCCGAGGCGGACTGGACCCGGCACGCCGAGGGCACCCTGACGCCCGACCCCGCCCGGCCGGCCACCGACCTCGCCGTCTGGCCCCCGCCGGGCGCCGAACCCCTCGACACCGAGGGGCTCTACGAACGGCTCGACTACGGCCCCACCTTCCACGGCCTGCGCGCCGCCTGGCGAGACGGCGACGACCTCTATGCCGAGATCGCCCTCCCCGAAGGCGTCGACGCCACGCGCTTCGGACTCCATCCCGCCCTGCTCGACGCCGCGTTACACGCCCTCGACCTGACCCACCAGGGCCCGACGCCGCTCCCGTTCTCCTGGTCCGACGTCACCCTGCACGCCGAGGGCGCGACGGCCGCCCGGGTCCGGCTGCGCGTGCACGGAGACAGCACCGTCGCCCTGGAGCTGGCCGACCCCATGGGCGCCCCCGTCGCCTCCGTCGGCGCGCTGACGCTGCGCACCGCCTCCGCCGACGACCTCGCACCGGACGTCACCCCGATCGCCGACGCGCTGCTCCACCTCGACTGGATCCCGACCACCGCCCCCCAGCCGGCCGCCGACCCCGCCCAGCCGGCCGTCCACCACTGCCAACCCACCGGCGGCGAGGCCCCGGACGCGGTGCGCGAGGCCACCGGCGAGGCGCTGGCCGCCATCCACGCCGCACTGGCCGAGGACACCCAGCTGGTCGTCGTCACCCGGGGCGCCACCGACGGCACCGACCTCGGCCACGCCGCCGTATGGGGCCTGGTCCGCGCCGCCGAGAGCGAGAACCCCGGCCGGTTCTTCCTCGTCGACACCGACCAAGCCATCGACCCCGACCAACCCGTCGACCCCGCCGCCGTCGTCGCCACCGGCGAACCCGAACTGCGCCTGCGCGCCGACGAGTCGCTCGCCCCACGACTGACCCGGGTGGGGGCCGTCGCCACCCCGGCCACCGTCTTCGACCCGGACCGCACCGTCCTGATCACCGGCGGCACCGGGGCGCTGGGCTCGGCGCTCGCCCACCACCTCGTCACCCGACACGGCGCCCGGCGGCTGCTGCTCACCGGCCGGCGTGGGCCCGAGGCCCCCGGCGCCGCCCAACTGGCCGAGGAGCTCGCCGCGTTGGACGCCGAGGTCGAGGTGGTCGCCTGCGACATCGCTGACCGGGACGCCCTCGCGGCGCTGCTCACCGGCCGCGACCTCGGCGCCGTGGTGCACGCCGCCGGCGCCCTCGA
This region includes:
- a CDS encoding proline iminopeptidase-family hydrolase codes for the protein MAPLHTVKGTVPFRDYQTWYRVTGRPDTGRPALVVVHGGPGSTHDYLIGLTALAERGWPVVHYDQLGNGGSTHLPDAAPEFWTPRLFRDELENLLRRLGIADNYLLFGQSWGGMLAAWHASARPAGLRGLVIANAPASYPLWRAEMDVLRAQLPPGVDATLRRHEAAGTFDSEEYLEAMLVFYARHVCRVDPWPGELMASYIEAYNDPTVYRTMNGPNEFHVIGSLRDWSVIDCLPDIAAPTLVLSGRHDEATPVTVRPFQELIPNARWEILEDSSHSPHLEEPERFHQVLGAFLETVGADGARTTTVSGG